One Epinephelus moara isolate mb chromosome 20, YSFRI_EMoa_1.0, whole genome shotgun sequence genomic window carries:
- the pdf gene encoding peptide deformylase, mitochondrial isoform X2: MQELNIKLCFLQDKKELPRMGFRLCASKVLRCSARALTLTRTSTCLPHISPHWPVPCSRSYSSSIKVRPYLQYVKRKIIPPPSPPYCHVCQVGDPVLRSHAAAVDPAAITGPEIQKVINTMVKVMRQLECVGLSAPQIGVPLRILALEYPEKMLRESSPASREARGLSMQPLRIFVNPQMRVLDGRSVVFQEACESISGFSATVPRYLSVEVSGLNEKGEAVTWQASGWPARILQHEMDHLDGILYIDRMDSKTFININWQAHNE, translated from the exons ATGCAGGAATTAAACATCAAGCTGTGCTTTCTTCAAGACAAGAAAGAG CTCCCCAGGATGGGCTTCAGACTGTGTGCATCCAAAGTCCTGCGCTGCAGTGCCAGGGCTTTGACTTTAACAAGGACTTCCACTTGTCTTCCACATATCTCACCCCACTGGCCTGTACCCTGCAGTCGCTCTTACTCCAGTAGCATTAAGGTGCGCCCCTATCTTCAGTACGTGAAACGCAAGATCATACCTCCTCCCAGTCCTCCGTACTGCCACGTGTGCCAGGTAGGGGACCCAGTGCTGCGttcacatgctgctgctgttgaccCTGCAGCTATAACAGGCCCTGAGATCCAAAAGGTCATCAACACTATGGTGAAAGTGATGCGGCAGCTTGAGTGTGTGGGACTTAGTGCACCTCAGATTGGGGTGCCGCTACGGATCTTGGCCCTTGAATATCCAGAGAAGATGTTGAGAGAGAGTTCGCCTGCATCGAGGGAGGCCCGTGGTCTTTCCATGCAGCCCCTGAGGATCTTTGTCAACCCCCAGATGAGGGTCCTCGATGGGCGGAGTGTGGTCTTTCAGGAGGCCTGTGAGAGCATCTCAGGCTTCTCTGCTACAGTTCCGCGCTACCTGTCTGTGGAAGTGTCCG GTCTGAACGAGAAGGGTGAAGCTGTCACATGGCAGGCCAGTGGCTGGCCCGCTCGTATCCTCCAACATGAGATGGACCACCTGGATGGGATCCTCTACATTGACCGTATGGACAGCAAAACTTTCATCAACATCAACTGGCAGGCACACAATGAATAG
- the pdf gene encoding peptide deformylase, mitochondrial isoform X4, with translation MGFRLCASKVLRCSARALTLTRTSTCLPHISPHWPVPCSRSYSSSIKVRPYLQYVKRKIIPPPSPPYCHVCQVGDPVLRSHAAAVDPAAITGPEIQKVINTMVKVMRQLECVGLSAPQIGVPLRILALEYPEKMLRESSPASREARGLSMQPLRIFVNPQMRVLDGRSVVFQEACESISGFSATVPRYLSVEVSGLNEKGEAVTWQASGWPARILQHEMDHLDGILYIDRMDSKTFININWQAHNE, from the exons ATGGGCTTCAGACTGTGTGCATCCAAAGTCCTGCGCTGCAGTGCCAGGGCTTTGACTTTAACAAGGACTTCCACTTGTCTTCCACATATCTCACCCCACTGGCCTGTACCCTGCAGTCGCTCTTACTCCAGTAGCATTAAGGTGCGCCCCTATCTTCAGTACGTGAAACGCAAGATCATACCTCCTCCCAGTCCTCCGTACTGCCACGTGTGCCAGGTAGGGGACCCAGTGCTGCGttcacatgctgctgctgttgaccCTGCAGCTATAACAGGCCCTGAGATCCAAAAGGTCATCAACACTATGGTGAAAGTGATGCGGCAGCTTGAGTGTGTGGGACTTAGTGCACCTCAGATTGGGGTGCCGCTACGGATCTTGGCCCTTGAATATCCAGAGAAGATGTTGAGAGAGAGTTCGCCTGCATCGAGGGAGGCCCGTGGTCTTTCCATGCAGCCCCTGAGGATCTTTGTCAACCCCCAGATGAGGGTCCTCGATGGGCGGAGTGTGGTCTTTCAGGAGGCCTGTGAGAGCATCTCAGGCTTCTCTGCTACAGTTCCGCGCTACCTGTCTGTGGAAGTGTCCG GTCTGAACGAGAAGGGTGAAGCTGTCACATGGCAGGCCAGTGGCTGGCCCGCTCGTATCCTCCAACATGAGATGGACCACCTGGATGGGATCCTCTACATTGACCGTATGGACAGCAAAACTTTCATCAACATCAACTGGCAGGCACACAATGAATAG
- the LOC126408121 gene encoding uncharacterized protein LOC126408121 isoform X1, whose protein sequence is MMEGTELQPANTCLLNFPKFPLWIIEHVWAHKIMDIQEVVDPSSWPDVDSQPLSLKDSWRLRVASAQAYSIMKNRDVEHFERVIGFLEATYRLLPRLAAPIKHMKIMFGLKTMVIMWMLREGRGMVDTVLKISQFFPSKLPQYQDQCSQHEMFLMRKNHLDFKALAQSLAMDKDKLEDYIKTQMEEQYGEHYAQKVEDRLLHYLHELETVLPGDTYIDKILKKQSPETEEEKLLLEVITSDSTNIATTLKNLLHCDVASCRPRSISQSSARGKNEMENSLLSMDDLHSSSSKALLKSVEAETPPQIQPEVFQEGGEADQNVSKDFSLIQENDSKSDVSRHQQTEEDGEVVKRVDEESSDKEKEGTSQRSSDCTQEAASSLQFCSKHQRWVRSILQECPDECSEELLLQANVSSSPLLFQSSSSTTSSQDRTPSDLIPSPPDQQHPPSQTSTLPQSAARTCEQANPEDEQISGTASGMSQTKLLPQPSLSRDALLPALLSPVVRLIDIASIRGVCPTFEPHRASLRHFTRSSKKQAASASSPQVRHSPHHHTSGNNAIPQTIKDSTFNPPDTVVLTKPQNTTYKVQTAPVFQDASTSTSFQPPTSKSRSELSRKFRRACTSTRHSQVLDDFSQNPLPEQFEKALTNFWTSCPPLTNFNVSGPPIQDVSTSMSHSETLSSVCAATDMPLSTESSRQVVPQNSSNPYPHTHNISPFQPCSTVVTTTSSSSCPSVRSETSRAQRVQLRLSLPSQAVLLQSNVLQPFVTIIRLSAQECHRVTKWRSSIRHVESVVQSSSDDNDEDRREVEEEAADSSFDWNTLFSSHSSSSDSEDSLVCDPDYKPRINKKRLLLEYEAARTFSHK, encoded by the exons ATGATGGAGGGAACAGAACTGCAGCCTGCCAATACATGTTTACTAAACTTCCCAAAGTTCCCGCTGTGGATCATAGAGCATGTCTGGGCTCACAAGATAATGGATATACAGGAAG TAGTGGACCCTTCCAGTTGGCCAGACGTGGACTCCCAGCCTCTGAGCCTGAAAGATTCATGGAGGCTGCGTGTTGCCTCTGCCCAGGCATATTCCATCATGAAGAACAGGGATGTGGAGCACTTTGAGAGAGTGATTGGCTTTCTGGAAGCCACTTACAGACTTCTTCCCAGACTCGCGGCTCCAATCAAACACATGAAGATCATGTTTGGCCTTAAGACCATG GTCATTATGTGGATGCTCAGGGAGGGCCGGGGAATGGTTGATACTGTGTTAAAAATCAGTCAGTTCTTCCCAAGTAAACTGCCTCAATACCAAGATCAATGT AGCCAACATGAAATGTTCCTAATGAGGAAGAACCATTTGGACTTCAAGGCTCTGGCACAATCACTCGCTATGGACAAGGACAAACTTGAAGACTACATTAAG ACTCAGATGGAGGAGCAGTATGGTGAACATTACGCCCAGAAAGTGGAAGACAGGCTGCTGCACTACCTACATGAGCTGGAGACTGTGTTACCAGGAGATACCTACATTGATAAG ATACTGAAGAAACAAAGTCCTGAGACTGAGGAGGAGAAGCTACTGTTGGAAGTAATTACCTCTGACTCCACAAACATTGCAACAACTCTGAAGAATCTGCTGCACTGTG ATGTTGCATCATGTCGTCCGAGGAGTATTTCTCAGTCATCAGCACGTGGAAAGAATGAAATGGAAAACTCTCTACTCTCAATGGATGATCTGCATAGCAGTTCTTCAAAAGCTCTCCTCAAGTCAGTGGAAGCTGAGACTCCCCCACAGATTCAGCCAGAGGTTTTTCaggaaggaggagaggctgACCAAAATGTATCCAAAGACTTCTCTCTTATACAGGAGAATGACAGTAAATCAGATGTTAGCAGACATCAACAAACTGAGGAGGATGGCGAGGTGGTCAAGAGGGTGGATGAAGAGAGCAGTGACAAGGAAAAGGAGGGAACCAGTCAGAGAAGCAGTGATTGTACTCAAGAAGCTGCCTCCTCCCTTCAGTTCTGCTCCAAACACCAGCGATGGGTGAGGAGCATCCTGCAGGAGTGTCCTGACGAGTGctcagaggagctgctgcttcAGGCCAatgtttcttcttctccccTACTGTTCCAGTCGTCCTCATCCACCACTTCATCGCAGGACCGCACTCCCTCTGACCTCATCCCATCTCCCCCTGACCAACAGCATCCACCTTCACAGACCTCCACCCTTCCTCAGTCAGCAGCCCGCACATGTGAACAAGCAAACCCTGAAGATGAGCAGATCTCTGGAACAGCAAGTGGTATGTCTCAAACAAAACTTCTACCACAACCCTCTTTGTCCAGAGACGCTCTTCTGCCTGCCCTGTTGTCGCCGGTGGTCCGACTGATAGACATTGCCTCCATCAGAGGGGTCTGCCCTACCTTTGAACCCCATCGAGCATCTCTAAGACACTTCACCAGGTCTAGTAAAAAACAGGCAGCATCCGCTTCCAGTCCTCAGGTACGACACTCTCCACACCACCATACCTCAGGGAACAATGCCATACCTCAAACAATAAAAGACTCTACCTTCAACCCACCAGACACTGTGGTCTTGACAAAACCTCAGAACACAACATACAAAGTACAAACAGCTCCTGTATTCCAGGATGCATCTACCTCTACCAGCTTTCAACCTCCAACTAGCAAGTCTCGGTCCGAACTTTCAAGAAAGTTCAGAAGGGCTTGCACTTCCACAAGACATTCACAGGTTCTTGACGATTTCAGTCAAAACCCTTTACCTGAGCAGTTCGAAAAGGCCCTTACTAACTTTTGGACAAGTTGCCCGCCCTTAACCAACTTCAATGTCTCTGGGCCTCCTATACAAGATGTTTCTACCTCTATGTCTCATTCAGAGACTCTATCCTCAGTCTGTGCTGCTACTGACATGCCTTTATCTACTGAATCATCTAGACAGGTTGTCCCTCAAAACTCCAGCAATCCTTATCCTCATACACACAACATAAGTCCTTTTCAACCATGCTCCACTGTCGTCACTACTACGTCCAGCTCCAGTTGTCCTTCTGTCAGGTCTGAGACCAGCAGAGCCCAAAGAGTCCAGCTGAGGTTATCACTGCCAAGTCAGGCTGTGCTGCTGCAATCCAATGTGCTACAGCCCTTTGTGACTATTATCAGACTGAGTGCTCAGGAGTGTCACAGAGTGACAAAGTGGAGATCTTCCATCAGGCATGTAGAATCTGTGGTacaaagcagcagtgatgacaaTGATGAGGACAGgcgggaggtggaggaagaagcTGCAGATTCTTCTTTCGACTGGAACACTCTTTTCTCCAGTCACTCTTCAAGCAGTGACAGCGAGGACTCGCTTGTTTGCGACCCTGATTACAAACCTCGCATTAACAAGAAAAGACTGCTGTTAGAGTATGAGGCTGCAAGGACTTTCAGTCATAAATGA
- the LOC126408121 gene encoding uncharacterized protein LOC126408121 isoform X3, producing the protein MMEGTELQPANTCLLNFPKFPLWIIEHVWAHKIMDIQEVVDPSSWPDVDSQPLSLKDSWRLRVASAQAYSIMKNRDVEHFERVIGFLEATYRLLPRLAAPIKHMKIMFGLKTMVIMWMLREGRGMVDTVLKISQFFPSKLPQYQDQCSQHEMFLMRKNHLDFKALAQSLAMDKDKLEDYIKTQMEEQYGEHYAQKVEDRLLHYLHELETVLPGDTYIDKILKKQSPETEEEKLLLEVITSDSTNIATTLKNLLHCDVASCRPRSISQSSARGKNEMENSLLSMDDLHSSSSKALLKSVEAETPPQIQPEVFQEGGEADQNVSKDFSLIQENDSKSDVSRHQQTEEDGEVVKRVDEESSDKEKEGTSQRSSDCTQEAASSLQFCSKHQRWVRSILQECPDECSEELLLQANVSSSPLLFQSSSSTTSSQDRTPSDLIPSPPDQQHPPSQTSTLPQSAARTCEQANPEDEQISGTASGMSQTKLLPQPSLSRDALLPALLSPVVRLIDIASIRGVCPTFEPHRASLRHFTRSSKKQAASASSPQVRKTHTCTNRTYTCTKWRDVRVRGLPWSGAPSGWGGSGPCSRAPQQCPGGELAPLQPPVQAPYLVRTGTRTGDPPVPNPTPYGLSYCYITA; encoded by the exons ATGATGGAGGGAACAGAACTGCAGCCTGCCAATACATGTTTACTAAACTTCCCAAAGTTCCCGCTGTGGATCATAGAGCATGTCTGGGCTCACAAGATAATGGATATACAGGAAG TAGTGGACCCTTCCAGTTGGCCAGACGTGGACTCCCAGCCTCTGAGCCTGAAAGATTCATGGAGGCTGCGTGTTGCCTCTGCCCAGGCATATTCCATCATGAAGAACAGGGATGTGGAGCACTTTGAGAGAGTGATTGGCTTTCTGGAAGCCACTTACAGACTTCTTCCCAGACTCGCGGCTCCAATCAAACACATGAAGATCATGTTTGGCCTTAAGACCATG GTCATTATGTGGATGCTCAGGGAGGGCCGGGGAATGGTTGATACTGTGTTAAAAATCAGTCAGTTCTTCCCAAGTAAACTGCCTCAATACCAAGATCAATGT AGCCAACATGAAATGTTCCTAATGAGGAAGAACCATTTGGACTTCAAGGCTCTGGCACAATCACTCGCTATGGACAAGGACAAACTTGAAGACTACATTAAG ACTCAGATGGAGGAGCAGTATGGTGAACATTACGCCCAGAAAGTGGAAGACAGGCTGCTGCACTACCTACATGAGCTGGAGACTGTGTTACCAGGAGATACCTACATTGATAAG ATACTGAAGAAACAAAGTCCTGAGACTGAGGAGGAGAAGCTACTGTTGGAAGTAATTACCTCTGACTCCACAAACATTGCAACAACTCTGAAGAATCTGCTGCACTGTG ATGTTGCATCATGTCGTCCGAGGAGTATTTCTCAGTCATCAGCACGTGGAAAGAATGAAATGGAAAACTCTCTACTCTCAATGGATGATCTGCATAGCAGTTCTTCAAAAGCTCTCCTCAAGTCAGTGGAAGCTGAGACTCCCCCACAGATTCAGCCAGAGGTTTTTCaggaaggaggagaggctgACCAAAATGTATCCAAAGACTTCTCTCTTATACAGGAGAATGACAGTAAATCAGATGTTAGCAGACATCAACAAACTGAGGAGGATGGCGAGGTGGTCAAGAGGGTGGATGAAGAGAGCAGTGACAAGGAAAAGGAGGGAACCAGTCAGAGAAGCAGTGATTGTACTCAAGAAGCTGCCTCCTCCCTTCAGTTCTGCTCCAAACACCAGCGATGGGTGAGGAGCATCCTGCAGGAGTGTCCTGACGAGTGctcagaggagctgctgcttcAGGCCAatgtttcttcttctccccTACTGTTCCAGTCGTCCTCATCCACCACTTCATCGCAGGACCGCACTCCCTCTGACCTCATCCCATCTCCCCCTGACCAACAGCATCCACCTTCACAGACCTCCACCCTTCCTCAGTCAGCAGCCCGCACATGTGAACAAGCAAACCCTGAAGATGAGCAGATCTCTGGAACAGCAAGTGGTATGTCTCAAACAAAACTTCTACCACAACCCTCTTTGTCCAGAGACGCTCTTCTGCCTGCCCTGTTGTCGCCGGTGGTCCGACTGATAGACATTGCCTCCATCAGAGGGGTCTGCCCTACCTTTGAACCCCATCGAGCATCTCTAAGACACTTCACCAGGTCTAGTAAAAAACAGGCAGCATCCGCTTCCAGTCCTCAG gtccgaaagacacacacatgcacaaacaggacctatacatgcacaaagtggagagatgtcagagtgagggggctgccttggtcaggcgccccgagcggttgggggggttcggggccttgctcaagggcacctcagcagtgcccaggaggtgaactggcacctctccagccaccagtccaggctccatatttggtccggacggggactcgaacaggcgaccctccagttcccaacccaactccctatggactgagctactgctatATTACTGCGTGA
- the LOC126408121 gene encoding uncharacterized protein LOC126408121 isoform X2: MMEGTELQPANTCLLNFPKFPLWIIEHVWAHKIMDIQEVDPSSWPDVDSQPLSLKDSWRLRVASAQAYSIMKNRDVEHFERVIGFLEATYRLLPRLAAPIKHMKIMFGLKTMVIMWMLREGRGMVDTVLKISQFFPSKLPQYQDQCSQHEMFLMRKNHLDFKALAQSLAMDKDKLEDYIKTQMEEQYGEHYAQKVEDRLLHYLHELETVLPGDTYIDKILKKQSPETEEEKLLLEVITSDSTNIATTLKNLLHCDVASCRPRSISQSSARGKNEMENSLLSMDDLHSSSSKALLKSVEAETPPQIQPEVFQEGGEADQNVSKDFSLIQENDSKSDVSRHQQTEEDGEVVKRVDEESSDKEKEGTSQRSSDCTQEAASSLQFCSKHQRWVRSILQECPDECSEELLLQANVSSSPLLFQSSSSTTSSQDRTPSDLIPSPPDQQHPPSQTSTLPQSAARTCEQANPEDEQISGTASGMSQTKLLPQPSLSRDALLPALLSPVVRLIDIASIRGVCPTFEPHRASLRHFTRSSKKQAASASSPQVRHSPHHHTSGNNAIPQTIKDSTFNPPDTVVLTKPQNTTYKVQTAPVFQDASTSTSFQPPTSKSRSELSRKFRRACTSTRHSQVLDDFSQNPLPEQFEKALTNFWTSCPPLTNFNVSGPPIQDVSTSMSHSETLSSVCAATDMPLSTESSRQVVPQNSSNPYPHTHNISPFQPCSTVVTTTSSSSCPSVRSETSRAQRVQLRLSLPSQAVLLQSNVLQPFVTIIRLSAQECHRVTKWRSSIRHVESVVQSSSDDNDEDRREVEEEAADSSFDWNTLFSSHSSSSDSEDSLVCDPDYKPRINKKRLLLEYEAARTFSHK, translated from the exons ATGATGGAGGGAACAGAACTGCAGCCTGCCAATACATGTTTACTAAACTTCCCAAAGTTCCCGCTGTGGATCATAGAGCATGTCTGGGCTCACAAGATAATGGATATACAGGAAG TGGACCCTTCCAGTTGGCCAGACGTGGACTCCCAGCCTCTGAGCCTGAAAGATTCATGGAGGCTGCGTGTTGCCTCTGCCCAGGCATATTCCATCATGAAGAACAGGGATGTGGAGCACTTTGAGAGAGTGATTGGCTTTCTGGAAGCCACTTACAGACTTCTTCCCAGACTCGCGGCTCCAATCAAACACATGAAGATCATGTTTGGCCTTAAGACCATG GTCATTATGTGGATGCTCAGGGAGGGCCGGGGAATGGTTGATACTGTGTTAAAAATCAGTCAGTTCTTCCCAAGTAAACTGCCTCAATACCAAGATCAATGT AGCCAACATGAAATGTTCCTAATGAGGAAGAACCATTTGGACTTCAAGGCTCTGGCACAATCACTCGCTATGGACAAGGACAAACTTGAAGACTACATTAAG ACTCAGATGGAGGAGCAGTATGGTGAACATTACGCCCAGAAAGTGGAAGACAGGCTGCTGCACTACCTACATGAGCTGGAGACTGTGTTACCAGGAGATACCTACATTGATAAG ATACTGAAGAAACAAAGTCCTGAGACTGAGGAGGAGAAGCTACTGTTGGAAGTAATTACCTCTGACTCCACAAACATTGCAACAACTCTGAAGAATCTGCTGCACTGTG ATGTTGCATCATGTCGTCCGAGGAGTATTTCTCAGTCATCAGCACGTGGAAAGAATGAAATGGAAAACTCTCTACTCTCAATGGATGATCTGCATAGCAGTTCTTCAAAAGCTCTCCTCAAGTCAGTGGAAGCTGAGACTCCCCCACAGATTCAGCCAGAGGTTTTTCaggaaggaggagaggctgACCAAAATGTATCCAAAGACTTCTCTCTTATACAGGAGAATGACAGTAAATCAGATGTTAGCAGACATCAACAAACTGAGGAGGATGGCGAGGTGGTCAAGAGGGTGGATGAAGAGAGCAGTGACAAGGAAAAGGAGGGAACCAGTCAGAGAAGCAGTGATTGTACTCAAGAAGCTGCCTCCTCCCTTCAGTTCTGCTCCAAACACCAGCGATGGGTGAGGAGCATCCTGCAGGAGTGTCCTGACGAGTGctcagaggagctgctgcttcAGGCCAatgtttcttcttctccccTACTGTTCCAGTCGTCCTCATCCACCACTTCATCGCAGGACCGCACTCCCTCTGACCTCATCCCATCTCCCCCTGACCAACAGCATCCACCTTCACAGACCTCCACCCTTCCTCAGTCAGCAGCCCGCACATGTGAACAAGCAAACCCTGAAGATGAGCAGATCTCTGGAACAGCAAGTGGTATGTCTCAAACAAAACTTCTACCACAACCCTCTTTGTCCAGAGACGCTCTTCTGCCTGCCCTGTTGTCGCCGGTGGTCCGACTGATAGACATTGCCTCCATCAGAGGGGTCTGCCCTACCTTTGAACCCCATCGAGCATCTCTAAGACACTTCACCAGGTCTAGTAAAAAACAGGCAGCATCCGCTTCCAGTCCTCAGGTACGACACTCTCCACACCACCATACCTCAGGGAACAATGCCATACCTCAAACAATAAAAGACTCTACCTTCAACCCACCAGACACTGTGGTCTTGACAAAACCTCAGAACACAACATACAAAGTACAAACAGCTCCTGTATTCCAGGATGCATCTACCTCTACCAGCTTTCAACCTCCAACTAGCAAGTCTCGGTCCGAACTTTCAAGAAAGTTCAGAAGGGCTTGCACTTCCACAAGACATTCACAGGTTCTTGACGATTTCAGTCAAAACCCTTTACCTGAGCAGTTCGAAAAGGCCCTTACTAACTTTTGGACAAGTTGCCCGCCCTTAACCAACTTCAATGTCTCTGGGCCTCCTATACAAGATGTTTCTACCTCTATGTCTCATTCAGAGACTCTATCCTCAGTCTGTGCTGCTACTGACATGCCTTTATCTACTGAATCATCTAGACAGGTTGTCCCTCAAAACTCCAGCAATCCTTATCCTCATACACACAACATAAGTCCTTTTCAACCATGCTCCACTGTCGTCACTACTACGTCCAGCTCCAGTTGTCCTTCTGTCAGGTCTGAGACCAGCAGAGCCCAAAGAGTCCAGCTGAGGTTATCACTGCCAAGTCAGGCTGTGCTGCTGCAATCCAATGTGCTACAGCCCTTTGTGACTATTATCAGACTGAGTGCTCAGGAGTGTCACAGAGTGACAAAGTGGAGATCTTCCATCAGGCATGTAGAATCTGTGGTacaaagcagcagtgatgacaaTGATGAGGACAGgcgggaggtggaggaagaagcTGCAGATTCTTCTTTCGACTGGAACACTCTTTTCTCCAGTCACTCTTCAAGCAGTGACAGCGAGGACTCGCTTGTTTGCGACCCTGATTACAAACCTCGCATTAACAAGAAAAGACTGCTGTTAGAGTATGAGGCTGCAAGGACTTTCAGTCATAAATGA
- the pdf gene encoding peptide deformylase, mitochondrial isoform X3 yields MDNVSSRQDWAWTKCLTIIKELPRMGFRLCASKVLRCSARALTLTRTSTCLPHISPHWPVPCSRSYSSSIKVRPYLQYVKRKIIPPPSPPYCHVCQVGDPVLRSHAAAVDPAAITGPEIQKVINTMVKVMRQLECVGLSAPQIGVPLRILALEYPEKMLRESSPASREARGLSMQPLRIFVNPQMRVLDGRSVVFQEACESISGFSATVPRYLSVEVSGLNEKGEAVTWQASGWPARILQHEMDHLDGILYIDRMDSKTFININWQAHNE; encoded by the exons ATGGACAATGTATCAAGCAGACAAGACTGGGCCTGGACAAAATGCCTCACTATCATCAAAGAG CTCCCCAGGATGGGCTTCAGACTGTGTGCATCCAAAGTCCTGCGCTGCAGTGCCAGGGCTTTGACTTTAACAAGGACTTCCACTTGTCTTCCACATATCTCACCCCACTGGCCTGTACCCTGCAGTCGCTCTTACTCCAGTAGCATTAAGGTGCGCCCCTATCTTCAGTACGTGAAACGCAAGATCATACCTCCTCCCAGTCCTCCGTACTGCCACGTGTGCCAGGTAGGGGACCCAGTGCTGCGttcacatgctgctgctgttgaccCTGCAGCTATAACAGGCCCTGAGATCCAAAAGGTCATCAACACTATGGTGAAAGTGATGCGGCAGCTTGAGTGTGTGGGACTTAGTGCACCTCAGATTGGGGTGCCGCTACGGATCTTGGCCCTTGAATATCCAGAGAAGATGTTGAGAGAGAGTTCGCCTGCATCGAGGGAGGCCCGTGGTCTTTCCATGCAGCCCCTGAGGATCTTTGTCAACCCCCAGATGAGGGTCCTCGATGGGCGGAGTGTGGTCTTTCAGGAGGCCTGTGAGAGCATCTCAGGCTTCTCTGCTACAGTTCCGCGCTACCTGTCTGTGGAAGTGTCCG GTCTGAACGAGAAGGGTGAAGCTGTCACATGGCAGGCCAGTGGCTGGCCCGCTCGTATCCTCCAACATGAGATGGACCACCTGGATGGGATCCTCTACATTGACCGTATGGACAGCAAAACTTTCATCAACATCAACTGGCAGGCACACAATGAATAG
- the pdf gene encoding peptide deformylase, mitochondrial isoform X1, whose amino-acid sequence MPLWLRRIKLGLQYWIKNSRSTQTFPARCLLQEVEGGNRHEPYIARINQWARKLGMEQGGMEQTSWFSIPPWVMQELNIKLCFLQDKKEHCASHPLHVTHHPSCSSTVNTKSYIFLLQLPRMGFRLCASKVLRCSARALTLTRTSTCLPHISPHWPVPCSRSYSSSIKVRPYLQYVKRKIIPPPSPPYCHVCQVGDPVLRSHAAAVDPAAITGPEIQKVINTMVKVMRQLECVGLSAPQIGVPLRILALEYPEKMLRESSPASREARGLSMQPLRIFVNPQMRVLDGRSVVFQEACESISGFSATVPRYLSVEVSGLNEKGEAVTWQASGWPARILQHEMDHLDGILYIDRMDSKTFININWQAHNE is encoded by the exons ATGCCCCTATGGTTAAGGCGCATTAAGTTAGGACTACAGTACTGGATAAAAAATAGTAGGAGTACTCAAACCTTCCCAGCTAGGTGTCTGTTACAAGAGGTGGAAGGAGGCAACAGGCATGAACCATATATTGCCAGAATAAATCAGTGGGCAAGGAAACTGGGCATGGAACAGGGTGGCATGGAACAAACAAGCTGGTTTTCAATACCACCGTGGGTAATGCAGGAATTAAACATCAAGCTGTGCTTTCTTCAAGACAAGAAAGAG CACTGTGCATCACACCCCTTACATGTGACACATCATCCTAGCTGCAGCTCAACAGTGAACACAAAATCATACATCTTTCTGCTCCAGCTCCCCAGGATGGGCTTCAGACTGTGTGCATCCAAAGTCCTGCGCTGCAGTGCCAGGGCTTTGACTTTAACAAGGACTTCCACTTGTCTTCCACATATCTCACCCCACTGGCCTGTACCCTGCAGTCGCTCTTACTCCAGTAGCATTAAGGTGCGCCCCTATCTTCAGTACGTGAAACGCAAGATCATACCTCCTCCCAGTCCTCCGTACTGCCACGTGTGCCAGGTAGGGGACCCAGTGCTGCGttcacatgctgctgctgttgaccCTGCAGCTATAACAGGCCCTGAGATCCAAAAGGTCATCAACACTATGGTGAAAGTGATGCGGCAGCTTGAGTGTGTGGGACTTAGTGCACCTCAGATTGGGGTGCCGCTACGGATCTTGGCCCTTGAATATCCAGAGAAGATGTTGAGAGAGAGTTCGCCTGCATCGAGGGAGGCCCGTGGTCTTTCCATGCAGCCCCTGAGGATCTTTGTCAACCCCCAGATGAGGGTCCTCGATGGGCGGAGTGTGGTCTTTCAGGAGGCCTGTGAGAGCATCTCAGGCTTCTCTGCTACAGTTCCGCGCTACCTGTCTGTGGAAGTGTCCG GTCTGAACGAGAAGGGTGAAGCTGTCACATGGCAGGCCAGTGGCTGGCCCGCTCGTATCCTCCAACATGAGATGGACCACCTGGATGGGATCCTCTACATTGACCGTATGGACAGCAAAACTTTCATCAACATCAACTGGCAGGCACACAATGAATAG